A genomic stretch from Festucalex cinctus isolate MCC-2025b chromosome 13, RoL_Fcin_1.0, whole genome shotgun sequence includes:
- the parlb gene encoding presenilin-associated rhomboid-like protein, mitochondrial isoform X1 yields MAAWRSYAVLLSRTGEDVLGSSRWTCTFQQQRCGFRKVARKPESKKVEHELGHLDSSEVASHRRAPSPHWESPPPPSSSSPRAFGRLVRPLFFTVGFTGCSFATAAIWQYESLKSRVQSYFNELRGDWLESVRPQKRGDVRKEVNQWWSNLSVGERTVTAILAANVVVFCCWRVRWLQRPMLKYFTADPASKTLCSPMVLSTFSHVSFFHMAANMYVLWSFSSSAVSMLGREQFVAVYMSAGVISTFFSYVCKMATGRFGPSLGASGAIMSILAAVCIKMPEAKLAVVFLPMFTFSAANALKAIIAMDTAGLVLGWRFFDHAAHLGGAMFGIWYILFGHELIWKNRERLVKFWQKLRSGRGGGGGNGGERGGAV; encoded by the exons ATGGCGGCGTGGAGGAGCTATGCTGTCTTGCTCTCGCGGACCGGCGAGGACGTTCTCGGCAGCAG CAGGTGGACTTGCACCTTCCAGCAGCAACGTTGCGGCTTCCGCAAAGTCGCCAGGAAGCCcgaaagcaaaaaagtggagcatGAACTCGGACACTTGGACTCGTCAGAAGTGGCGTCGCACCGGCGGGCGCCCAGCCCTCACTGGGAATCACCTCCGCCTCCGTCATCGAGCTCGCCGCGAGCCTTCGGCCGGCTGGTGCGACCGCTGTTCTTCACTGTGGGG TTTACAGGCTGCTCCTTCGCCACGGCGGCCATCTGGCAGTACGAGTCGCTCAAGTCTCGCGTGCAGAGCTACTTTAACGAGCTGCGAGGCGATTGGCTGGAGAGCGTGCGGCCGCAGAAGCGAGGGGACGTCCGCAAGGAG GTCAACCAGTGGTGGAGCAATTTGAGCGTGGGCGAGAGGAcggtcacag CCATCCTGGCGGCGAACGTGGTGGTGTTCTGCTGCTGGCGCGTTCGGTGGCTTCAACGCCCCATGTTGAAGTACTTCACCGCAGACCCCGCCTCCA AGACGTTGTGCTCTCCCATGGTGCTGTCCACCTTCAGCCACGTGTCCTTCTTCCACATGGCCGCCAACATGTACGTCCTGTGGAGCTTCTCCAGCAGCGCCGTCTCCATGCTGGGAAGGGAGCAGTTTGTGGCCGTCTACATGTCGGCAG GGGTGATTTCCACCTTCTTCAGCTACGtctgcaaaatggccaccgggAGGTTTGGTCCGTCTCTGGGAGCG tCGGGCGCCATCATGAGCATCCTGGCTGCCGTTTGCATCAAAATGCCCGAAGCCAAACTGGCCGTCGTCTTCCTTCCGATGTTCACGTTCAGCGCGGCCAAC GCACTGAAGGCGATTATCGCCATGGATACGGCAGGTTTGGTGCTGGGTTGGCGTTTTTTCGACCATGCGGCTCACCTGGGAGGCGCCATGTTTGGCAT TTGGTACATCCTCTTTGGACACGAGCTGATTTGGAAGAACCGCGAGCGTTTGGTCAAGTTTTGGCAAAAGCTGCGGAGCggccgcggcggcggcggcggcaacgGAGGCGAGCGAGGAGGCGCCGTCTAG
- the LOC144033220 gene encoding fibroblast growth factor 12-like isoform X2: MEGKEKAPAEPQLKGIVTRLFSEQGFFLQMQPDGTISGNKDENSDNTLFNLIPVGLRVVAMQGVKAGLYVAMNAEGFLYTSDIFTAECKFKESVFENYYVIYSSTLYRQHESGRAWFLGLNKEGVIMKGNRVKKTKPCSHFVPRPIEVCMYKEPSLHELEEKLLKSSRSPTMNGDEPAGSPRRAAEDEDEDRDRDRDRDGPREHHHHDDDDDDDCTEREGS; encoded by the exons ATGGAAGGCAAAGAGAAGGCACCGGCAG AGCCGCAGCTGAAGGGAATCGTGACGCGTCTCTTCAGCGAGCAGGGCTTCTTCCTGCAGATGCAACCTGACGGGACCATCAGCGGGAACAAGGACGAGAACAGCGACAACA CTCTCTTCAACCTGATCCCGGTCGGTCTGCGGGTGGTGGCCATGCAGGGCGTCAAGGCGGGACTCTACGTGGCCATGAACGCCGAGGGCTTCCTTTACACCTCG GACATCTTCACAGCCGAGTGTAAATTCAAAGAATCGGTTTTTGAGAACTACTACGTCATCTACTCGTCCACGCTGTACCGGCAGCACGAGTCGGGCCGGGCCTGGTTCCTGGGCCTCAACAAGGAGGGCGTCATCATGAAGGGCAACCGGGTCAAGAAAACCAAACCCTGCTCGCATTTTGTCCCCAGACCCATCGAAG TGTGCATGTACAAGGAGCCGTCGCTGCACGAGCTGGAGGAGAAGCTGCTCAAGTCCTCGCGGAGTCCCACCATGAACGGCGACGAGCCGGCCGGGAGCCCCCGGAGGGCCgcggaggacgaggacgaggaccgGGACCGGGACCGGGACCGGGACGGGCCGCGGGAACACCACcaccacgacgacgacgacgacgacgactgcACAGAGCGGGAGGGCTCGTAG
- the parlb gene encoding presenilin-associated rhomboid-like protein, mitochondrial isoform X2, with amino-acid sequence MAAWRSYAVLLSRTGEDVLGSRWTCTFQQQRCGFRKVARKPESKKVEHELGHLDSSEVASHRRAPSPHWESPPPPSSSSPRAFGRLVRPLFFTVGFTGCSFATAAIWQYESLKSRVQSYFNELRGDWLESVRPQKRGDVRKEVNQWWSNLSVGERTVTAILAANVVVFCCWRVRWLQRPMLKYFTADPASKTLCSPMVLSTFSHVSFFHMAANMYVLWSFSSSAVSMLGREQFVAVYMSAGVISTFFSYVCKMATGRFGPSLGASGAIMSILAAVCIKMPEAKLAVVFLPMFTFSAANALKAIIAMDTAGLVLGWRFFDHAAHLGGAMFGIWYILFGHELIWKNRERLVKFWQKLRSGRGGGGGNGGERGGAV; translated from the exons ATGGCGGCGTGGAGGAGCTATGCTGTCTTGCTCTCGCGGACCGGCGAGGACGTTCTCGGCAGCAG GTGGACTTGCACCTTCCAGCAGCAACGTTGCGGCTTCCGCAAAGTCGCCAGGAAGCCcgaaagcaaaaaagtggagcatGAACTCGGACACTTGGACTCGTCAGAAGTGGCGTCGCACCGGCGGGCGCCCAGCCCTCACTGGGAATCACCTCCGCCTCCGTCATCGAGCTCGCCGCGAGCCTTCGGCCGGCTGGTGCGACCGCTGTTCTTCACTGTGGGG TTTACAGGCTGCTCCTTCGCCACGGCGGCCATCTGGCAGTACGAGTCGCTCAAGTCTCGCGTGCAGAGCTACTTTAACGAGCTGCGAGGCGATTGGCTGGAGAGCGTGCGGCCGCAGAAGCGAGGGGACGTCCGCAAGGAG GTCAACCAGTGGTGGAGCAATTTGAGCGTGGGCGAGAGGAcggtcacag CCATCCTGGCGGCGAACGTGGTGGTGTTCTGCTGCTGGCGCGTTCGGTGGCTTCAACGCCCCATGTTGAAGTACTTCACCGCAGACCCCGCCTCCA AGACGTTGTGCTCTCCCATGGTGCTGTCCACCTTCAGCCACGTGTCCTTCTTCCACATGGCCGCCAACATGTACGTCCTGTGGAGCTTCTCCAGCAGCGCCGTCTCCATGCTGGGAAGGGAGCAGTTTGTGGCCGTCTACATGTCGGCAG GGGTGATTTCCACCTTCTTCAGCTACGtctgcaaaatggccaccgggAGGTTTGGTCCGTCTCTGGGAGCG tCGGGCGCCATCATGAGCATCCTGGCTGCCGTTTGCATCAAAATGCCCGAAGCCAAACTGGCCGTCGTCTTCCTTCCGATGTTCACGTTCAGCGCGGCCAAC GCACTGAAGGCGATTATCGCCATGGATACGGCAGGTTTGGTGCTGGGTTGGCGTTTTTTCGACCATGCGGCTCACCTGGGAGGCGCCATGTTTGGCAT TTGGTACATCCTCTTTGGACACGAGCTGATTTGGAAGAACCGCGAGCGTTTGGTCAAGTTTTGGCAAAAGCTGCGGAGCggccgcggcggcggcggcggcaacgGAGGCGAGCGAGGAGGCGCCGTCTAG
- the LOC144033220 gene encoding fibroblast growth factor 12-like isoform X1 codes for MAAAIASSLIRQKRQARESNGEKVATNKRRSSPTKDAGSFRHIFSVFSKVRFCNSGGKKKPLRRKPEPQLKGIVTRLFSEQGFFLQMQPDGTISGNKDENSDNTLFNLIPVGLRVVAMQGVKAGLYVAMNAEGFLYTSDIFTAECKFKESVFENYYVIYSSTLYRQHESGRAWFLGLNKEGVIMKGNRVKKTKPCSHFVPRPIEVCMYKEPSLHELEEKLLKSSRSPTMNGDEPAGSPRRAAEDEDEDRDRDRDRDGPREHHHHDDDDDDDCTEREGS; via the exons ATGGCGGCAGCCATCGCCAGCTCGCTGATCCGCCAGAAGCGTCAGGCCCGCGAGTCCAACGGCGAGAAGGTCGCCACCAACAAGAGGCGCTCCAGTCCCACCAAGGACGCCGGGTCTTTTCGACACATCTTCAGCGTCTTCAGCAAAGTCCGCTTCTGCAACAGCGGCGGCAAGAAGAAACCGCTGCGACGCAAACCGG AGCCGCAGCTGAAGGGAATCGTGACGCGTCTCTTCAGCGAGCAGGGCTTCTTCCTGCAGATGCAACCTGACGGGACCATCAGCGGGAACAAGGACGAGAACAGCGACAACA CTCTCTTCAACCTGATCCCGGTCGGTCTGCGGGTGGTGGCCATGCAGGGCGTCAAGGCGGGACTCTACGTGGCCATGAACGCCGAGGGCTTCCTTTACACCTCG GACATCTTCACAGCCGAGTGTAAATTCAAAGAATCGGTTTTTGAGAACTACTACGTCATCTACTCGTCCACGCTGTACCGGCAGCACGAGTCGGGCCGGGCCTGGTTCCTGGGCCTCAACAAGGAGGGCGTCATCATGAAGGGCAACCGGGTCAAGAAAACCAAACCCTGCTCGCATTTTGTCCCCAGACCCATCGAAG TGTGCATGTACAAGGAGCCGTCGCTGCACGAGCTGGAGGAGAAGCTGCTCAAGTCCTCGCGGAGTCCCACCATGAACGGCGACGAGCCGGCCGGGAGCCCCCGGAGGGCCgcggaggacgaggacgaggaccgGGACCGGGACCGGGACCGGGACGGGCCGCGGGAACACCACcaccacgacgacgacgacgacgacgactgcACAGAGCGGGAGGGCTCGTAG
- the LOC144033624 gene encoding claudin-7-like yields the protein MSTGLQICGLVAGVLSWCLQSSCTSSQLWKVRSQAESLSSSQWQFEGLWMSCAATSLGALQCHKFKTLLGLPVYVQVCRALMLSSLLVGLASIIVSILGLKCSKVGGASEQAKGQFLLSGGIMLILSGMSTLIAVSWYAGRVIHDFYNPLYSGVRFELGTGLYLGWAASGLALLGGAMLCCSYRRSSSSSSSSFPPARHFSYNYSKSSEGHNVNIYRTAHASDSSSAKAYV from the exons ATGTCGACGGGCCTGCAGATTTGCGGCCTGGTAGCGGGCGTGCTGTCGTGGTGCCTTCAGTCCAGCTGCACGTCGTCGCAGCTGTGGAAGGTCCGAAGTCAGGCCGAGTCTCTGAGTAGCAGCCAGTGGCAGTTTGAGGGCCTGTGGATGAGCTGCGCGGCCACGTCGCTGGGGGCGCTGCAGTGCCACAAGTTCAAGACGCTGCTCGGACTGCCAG TGTACGTGCAGGTGTGTCGCGCTCTGATGTTGTCATCTCTGCTGGTGGGCTTGGCCTCCATCATCGTCTCCATTTTGGGTCTCAAGTGCAGCAAAGTGGGCGGAGCCTCCGAACAAGCCAAAGGACAGTTTCTTCTGAGTGGAGGCATCATGTTAATCCTGTCAG GCATGTCCACCCTGATCGCGGTGTCATGGTATGCTGGCAGAGTGATCCATGACTTCTACAATCCTTTGTACAGTGGAGtcag GTTCGAGCTGGGAACGGGTCTGTATCTGGGCTGGGCCGCATCCGGTCTGGCTCTGCTGGGAGGCGCAATGCTGTGTTGCTCCTACAGGAGgagctcttcctcctcctcctcatccttccCACCTGCACG ACATTTTTCGTACAACTATTCCAAAAGCAGTGAAGGTCATAACGTGAACATCTACAGGACAGCGCACGCTTCAGACAGCAGCAGTGCCAAAGCTTACGTGTGA
- the LOC144033217 gene encoding nucleotidyltransferase MB21D2, giving the protein MAAPALSSRAGSVGSLGNSPTIAAAGRLPHGSGGVGPELDFRSAARIEDLNRLIQEFSKHDQREYDDQRALEIHTAKDFIFSMLGMVQKLDQKLPVANEYLLLSGGVREGVVDMDPDDLSVYARGADYDMDFTLLVPALKLHDRNQPVTLDMRHSALGHSWLSLRLFDEGTISKWKDCCTVVEHISGAANYFFSPTLVADWFYQAVSLVLLEVQKKPQRGVPRVEKVERNGTVVSVILGVGSSRMLYDVVPVVSFKGWPAVAQSWLMENHFWDGKITEEEVISGFYLVPACSHKGRRENEWRLSFARSEVQLKKCISPGLMQAYQACKAIIVKLLSRPKAVSPYHLRSVMLWACDRLPANYLAQDDFSAHFLLGLIDDLQHCLVNKTCPNYFIPQCNMLEHLSDAAAVLHARKLSSVRSDPAEHLRTTIEHAKAANRLTVELQWRGSTGNLPSPQSDAGGESQPDDRLAKKLQQLVTENPGKSISVFINPDDVTRPHFRIDDKFF; this is encoded by the exons ATGGCCGCCCCCGCTCTCTCCAGCCGTGCCGGCTCGGTGGGAAGCCTCGGGAACAGCCCCACCATAGCCGCCGCCGGCAGGCTGCCCCACGGCAGCGGTGGCGTCGGGCCCGAGTTGGACTTCAGGTCGGCGGCCCGCATCGAGGACCTGAACCGGCTCATCCAGGAGTTCAGCAAGCACGACCAGCGCGAGTACGACGACCAGCGGGCCCTGGAGATTCACACGGCCAAGGACTTCATCTTCTCCATGCTGG GAATGGTCCAAAAGCTGGACCAGAAGCTGCCCGTCGCCAACGAGTACCTGCTGCTGTCGGGCGGCGTGCGCGAGGGCGTGGTGGACATGGACCCGGACGACCTGAGCGTGTATGCGCGCGGCGCCGACTACGACATGGACTTCACGCTGCTGGTGCCGGCGCTCAAGCTGCACGACCGGAACCAGCCGGTCACGCTGGACATGAGGCACTCGGCGCTGGGGCACTCCTGGCTCAGCCTGCGCCTCTTCGACGAGGGAACCATCAGCAAGTGGAAGGACTGCTGCACGGTGGTGGAGCACATCAGCGGAGCCGCAAACTACTTCTTCTCGCCCACGCTGGTGGCCGATTGGTTCTACCAGGCCGTTTCGCTGGTCCTTCTGGAG GTGCAGAAGAAGCCGCAGCGGGGCGTCCCGCGCGTGGAGAAGGTGGAGCGCAACGGCACGGTGGTGTCGGTCATCCTGGGCGTGGGCAGCAGCCGCATGCTGTACGACGTGGTGCCCGTGGTGTCCTTCAAGGGCTGGCCGGCCGTGGCCCAGAGCTGGCTGATGGAGAACCACTTCTGGGACGGCAAGATCACCGAGGAGGAGGTGATCAGCGGCTTCTACCTGGTGCCCGCCTGCTCGCACAAGGGCCGGCGGGAGAACGAGTGGCGGCTGTCGTTCGCCCGCAGCGAGGTGCAGCTGAAGAAGTGCATCTCGCCCGGCCTCATGCAGGCCTACCAGGCGTGCAAGGCCATCATCGTCAAGCTGCTGTCGCGCCCCAAGGCCGTCAGCCCCTACCACCTGCGCAGCGTCATGCTGTGGGCCTGCGACCGGCTGCCCGCCAACTACCTGGCGCAGGACGACTTCTCCGCCCACTTCCTGCTCGGCCTCATCGACGACCTGCAGCACTGCTTGGTCAACAAGACCTGCCCCAACTACTTCATCCCGCAGTGCAACATGCTGGAGCACCTGTCGGACGCCGCCGCCGTGCTGCACGCCCGCAAGCTGTCGTCGGTGCGCTCCGACCCGGCCGAGCACCTGCGCACCACCATCGAGCACGCCAAAGCCGCCAACCGGCTGACGGTGGAGCTGCAGTGGCGCGGCAGCACCGGCAACCTGCCGTCGCCGCAGTCGGACGCCGGCGGCGAGAGCCAGCCCGACGACCGACTGGCCAAGAAGCTCCAGCAGCTGGTCACCGAGAACCCCGGCAAGTCCATCTCCGTCTTCATCAACCCGGATGACGTCACGCGGCCGCACTTCCGCATCGACGACAAGTTCTTCTAA